The Mesorhizobium sp. M1D.F.Ca.ET.043.01.1.1 genome contains a region encoding:
- a CDS encoding TlpA disulfide reductase family protein produces MVLHKESPAPPIKVDDWLRGEPLANFHPGKVYLLEFWATWCAPCVAVMPHLTQLQEKYQDSGFEVIGVAAGEKGPTAEETRTSLDAWLTERFPNLNYRIAFDYTGEMNRLWMEPSSSLGIPASFLVDRDGLIAFIGHPAELDDVLPKVLNGSWRNSDEAQRADARRIATNQSKARELALTRPIYAKLHPAMQAEDWTAAVSAIEEGLALVPDYSGFRETHANLLLHKLRDMQTGLPVMRQLVEDAIDKKFDAVSWMVMALNQLFDPAIDNSHIPRAERFAMGHELAEQILTLNPPHGEGPLKFRWYVPVAQYYYESGNKGRAIELIEVALKSLGNPGMMPDHIKQYCLTALLQALANYTGENACSGDLCVVPQNTAAENQSTVA; encoded by the coding sequence ATGGTGTTGCATAAGGAGTCCCCGGCTCCTCCGATCAAAGTGGACGACTGGCTGCGTGGCGAGCCCCTCGCCAACTTTCACCCCGGCAAGGTGTACCTCCTGGAATTTTGGGCGACTTGGTGCGCACCCTGTGTGGCGGTGATGCCCCATCTGACGCAGTTGCAGGAGAAGTATCAAGACAGCGGATTTGAGGTCATCGGAGTCGCAGCTGGGGAAAAGGGCCCGACCGCCGAGGAGACGCGGACTAGCTTGGATGCTTGGCTGACAGAGAGATTCCCGAATCTGAATTATCGTATCGCGTTCGATTACACAGGCGAAATGAATAGACTATGGATGGAACCCAGTTCATCTCTGGGGATTCCCGCCTCGTTCTTAGTCGACCGCGACGGCCTCATCGCTTTCATAGGACATCCGGCGGAACTCGATGACGTTTTGCCAAAGGTTCTCAACGGCAGTTGGCGCAACAGCGATGAAGCTCAACGCGCCGATGCAAGGCGGATCGCTACTAACCAATCCAAGGCACGCGAGCTAGCACTGACCCGACCGATTTACGCCAAGCTTCACCCGGCGATGCAGGCCGAGGATTGGACGGCGGCGGTCTCGGCCATCGAAGAAGGCCTCGCCTTAGTGCCCGATTATAGCGGGTTCCGGGAAACGCACGCGAATCTACTGCTTCACAAGCTGCGCGACATGCAGACCGGCTTGCCCGTCATGCGCCAGTTGGTCGAGGACGCCATCGACAAAAAATTCGATGCCGTCTCTTGGATGGTCATGGCCCTGAACCAACTCTTCGATCCCGCGATTGACAACTCACATATCCCCCGTGCTGAACGCTTCGCGATGGGCCACGAGCTCGCGGAACAGATACTGACACTGAATCCCCCACACGGCGAGGGGCCTCTTAAATTCCGGTGGTACGTCCCGGTCGCTCAGTATTATTACGAGAGCGGCAACAAGGGTCGCGCAATCGAGTTGATCGAGGTGGCGCTGAAATCTCTGGGGAATCCAGGGATGATGCCGGACCATATCAAACAATACTGCCTTACCGCATTGCTCCAAGCCCTGGCCAACTACACGGGTGAGAACGCATGCTCCGGGGATCTTTGCGTGGTTCCGCAAAACACGGCCGCTGAAAATCAAAGCACAGTCGCCTGA
- a CDS encoding PLP-dependent aminotransferase family protein translates to MAYWRPDPAHLRRPAYLSLAEQIATAIRDGRLTAGTRLWPHRKLAHSLNLSVQTISRAYNELIQRGLISAQIGRGSFVQMLPKVSASPYLPERFPNLIDLSILEPICEQIHFEKMRQALRWLSVNLASDSAMSLRPITVLPHHRLVGAEWLACCGLNVSPLNISLTNGATPGLMVALMSAAPPGSSIATEVLSLHTLVPLSSYLGLRLQGLVTDEEGMIPEALDEACRKGPVRAVFLEPSVINPLAALMSETRRRQLADVAARHDVAIIESDVLGPLVEDRAPPIAAFAPDRTIYITSFTKITLPGLRLGYLVTPDRYVAAAANRHLVANWTATPAIADIATLWVRDGTALELVKWQREALNNRHSLAAKMLSGLSYNAHPQSLHLWLPLSRGHTEYSFVSQVRLGGVMVAPGSSFRTTDRDGTPAVRISLGSTTEGELRAGLEIVASSLRGTPEPLVPVF, encoded by the coding sequence GTGGCATACTGGCGACCTGACCCGGCGCACCTGCGACGCCCGGCTTATCTCTCACTTGCCGAGCAGATTGCTACTGCGATTCGCGACGGTAGACTGACTGCCGGCACAAGGCTTTGGCCGCATCGGAAGCTTGCACATTCCCTAAACCTTTCTGTTCAGACGATCAGCCGCGCCTATAATGAACTGATCCAGCGCGGGTTGATTTCGGCCCAGATAGGCCGCGGCAGCTTCGTGCAGATGCTCCCGAAGGTGTCCGCCTCCCCTTACCTACCCGAGCGTTTTCCCAATCTAATAGATCTTTCAATTTTGGAGCCAATTTGCGAGCAGATCCATTTCGAAAAGATGCGTCAGGCCTTGAGATGGCTTTCCGTCAACCTCGCATCGGACTCGGCTATGTCGCTCCGCCCGATTACAGTTCTCCCGCATCATCGCTTGGTCGGCGCCGAATGGCTTGCCTGTTGCGGGCTAAATGTCTCACCCTTGAACATCAGCCTAACGAATGGCGCGACGCCAGGTTTGATGGTTGCTCTGATGAGCGCTGCCCCACCTGGATCAAGCATTGCCACCGAGGTGCTCAGTCTTCACACGCTCGTGCCACTGTCGAGCTATCTTGGACTGCGTCTGCAGGGACTTGTGACTGATGAGGAGGGAATGATTCCAGAGGCGCTGGACGAAGCTTGTCGGAAGGGGCCGGTCCGCGCCGTGTTCCTCGAGCCATCGGTGATTAACCCCCTGGCGGCGTTGATGAGCGAGACTAGGCGCAGACAATTGGCCGACGTCGCGGCGCGCCATGACGTTGCTATTATCGAGAGCGATGTTCTCGGCCCCCTGGTCGAGGATCGCGCGCCACCTATTGCAGCGTTTGCACCTGACCGTACCATCTATATTACAAGTTTCACAAAAATTACGTTGCCTGGTCTTCGTTTAGGTTACCTCGTGACACCCGACCGCTATGTCGCTGCCGCTGCCAACCGCCATCTAGTTGCCAATTGGACGGCAACGCCAGCAATTGCCGACATCGCGACCCTTTGGGTCCGCGACGGAACTGCTTTGGAACTCGTTAAATGGCAACGCGAAGCCTTGAATAACCGTCATTCACTTGCTGCTAAGATGTTGTCCGGACTCTCCTATAACGCCCATCCGCAAAGCCTCCATCTTTGGCTGCCGCTGTCTCGCGGACATACCGAGTATTCCTTTGTCTCCCAGGTTCGGCTTGGAGGTGTTATGGTTGCGCCTGGCTCCTCATTTCGAACGACCGACCGAGACGGAACGCCCGCCGTGCGCATCTCACTCGGGTCAACAACGGAGGGTGAACTGCGCGCCGGTCTTGAAATCGTCGCATCTTCCCTACGGGGGACTCCAGAACCTTTGGTGCCAGTTTTTTGA
- a CDS encoding class I tRNA ligase family protein, with product MRKYRFSRTELSRAFGIDMATLGTGSAGTGFSFGKVAPGVTSEPHRHDEIEAFVVLSGVGKVRTDLRQIPVKAGDVVLFHPFEAHVLCNDGDEDLDFVDVYWRDGKAALEAAAQVAAPRTPIFVFSTPPTPNGDLHLGHLSGPYFGADVYTRFLRMNGAEAYHLTGSDDHQSYVATRADDQSTPAKVARHYADEIIATLALLDCEVHSFLSTLGDDAYAEFQATCFRTLLSSPAVDLRQSRALFDAVTGDYLYEPDVSGLCPDCGSSTSGNICEKCGAPNLCHDLGAVRARHSAEAPVVGSVRRPELALDRCYDDIDRHLRASGAPARILDLFARVRQRGDFSVPITHPSDWGLPAEGLPGQRIWVWPEMAFGFLYNIQALAGLLGRDWNAAMPSNDWQIVHFFGFDNSFYHALLYPALYAEVFSHWTPRIRYHVNEFYLLDGQKFSTSRAHAVWGKEVLGLKTVDAVRLHLGLTRPEGERTNFTLNALRRTENEVFKGTWLKWLDALHRQIKQDFGGCVPDAGDWGPADRAFFARIEIHRAAMERAYSDDGFSVRRAAAQACDFVRDCLIYRQAQDYEAARRLYPARTRTSLALQATAAAILAQTLAPLMPRFASMLARGIGVSTEKWPASVRRLPPGTIFDIGPVLGFYAKSDNPKAFAPSES from the coding sequence ATGCGCAAATACAGGTTTTCTCGAACGGAGCTGTCGCGTGCGTTCGGTATCGACATGGCCACGCTTGGAACGGGAAGCGCGGGCACCGGGTTTTCATTCGGCAAGGTGGCACCGGGGGTCACATCCGAGCCTCATCGGCACGACGAAATCGAGGCCTTCGTAGTCCTGTCCGGGGTGGGCAAGGTCCGGACCGACCTTCGGCAAATCCCAGTCAAAGCCGGCGACGTCGTTCTGTTCCACCCCTTTGAAGCGCATGTGCTGTGCAATGATGGGGACGAAGACCTAGATTTCGTCGATGTCTACTGGCGCGACGGCAAGGCCGCCCTCGAAGCTGCTGCACAGGTCGCGGCTCCCCGCACGCCGATCTTCGTCTTCTCCACGCCGCCGACGCCCAATGGCGATCTGCATCTGGGGCATCTTTCAGGCCCGTATTTTGGCGCCGACGTCTACACGCGTTTCCTGCGCATGAATGGGGCCGAAGCCTACCACCTGACTGGGAGCGACGATCACCAGAGCTATGTCGCCACGCGTGCCGATGATCAATCGACGCCCGCAAAGGTGGCGCGCCACTACGCCGACGAGATCATAGCCACGCTCGCGCTTCTCGACTGTGAGGTCCACAGCTTCCTGTCCACGTTGGGGGATGACGCTTACGCCGAGTTTCAAGCCACATGTTTCCGCACTCTTCTGAGCAGCCCGGCGGTAGATCTGCGCCAGAGCCGTGCGCTATTTGATGCAGTGACAGGCGATTACCTTTACGAACCGGATGTAAGCGGCCTCTGCCCCGATTGCGGCAGCTCCACTAGTGGCAACATCTGCGAGAAATGCGGCGCGCCGAACTTATGCCACGACCTAGGTGCAGTCCGGGCGCGGCACTCGGCCGAGGCGCCGGTGGTCGGCTCCGTGCGCCGTCCCGAACTTGCGCTGGATCGATGCTACGACGACATCGACCGGCATTTAAGGGCGTCGGGCGCTCCCGCTCGGATTTTGGACCTCTTCGCGCGTGTACGCCAACGCGGCGACTTTTCCGTGCCCATCACCCACCCCTCGGACTGGGGCCTGCCGGCCGAAGGGCTTCCGGGGCAGCGGATCTGGGTTTGGCCGGAGATGGCTTTCGGATTCCTTTACAACATCCAGGCGCTAGCTGGCTTGCTGGGGCGCGACTGGAATGCGGCGATGCCCAGCAATGACTGGCAGATTGTCCATTTCTTCGGCTTCGACAATTCCTTCTACCACGCGCTACTTTACCCCGCGCTTTACGCTGAGGTGTTCTCCCACTGGACGCCGCGTATCCGGTATCACGTGAACGAGTTCTATCTGCTCGACGGCCAGAAGTTCTCGACCAGCCGCGCCCATGCGGTCTGGGGCAAGGAGGTTTTGGGCTTAAAGACAGTCGACGCCGTGCGTCTTCATTTGGGCCTGACACGCCCGGAAGGTGAGCGGACGAACTTTACGCTAAACGCGTTACGCCGCACCGAGAACGAGGTGTTCAAAGGAACTTGGCTGAAATGGCTTGATGCGCTTCACCGGCAAATCAAGCAGGATTTTGGCGGCTGCGTGCCCGACGCAGGCGACTGGGGTCCCGCCGATCGCGCTTTCTTTGCTCGGATAGAGATCCATCGCGCGGCGATGGAACGCGCCTATTCGGATGATGGCTTCTCGGTCCGGCGCGCGGCCGCGCAGGCCTGCGATTTCGTGCGCGATTGCCTGATCTACCGTCAGGCGCAAGACTACGAAGCGGCGCGACGTCTCTATCCCGCCCGCACCCGGACCTCGCTCGCGCTTCAGGCTACAGCCGCTGCGATCCTGGCGCAGACACTCGCACCGCTGATGCCCCGATTTGCCAGCATGCTTGCGAGAGGCATCGGCGTCTCAACCGAAAAATGGCCTGCGTCCGTCCGGCGCCTTCCGCCAGGGACGATCTTTGATATCGGGCCCGTACTGGGGTTCTACGCGAAATCCGACAATCCGAAGGCCTTTGCGCCATCCGAATCTTGA
- a CDS encoding CapA family protein: MRSSFTIALTGQSLIYHDLRHVSGGEFAAIKELIQNADVSFTNLETTILGRHGGWPMKGAYFQCSPSVVLDSLKDIGFSALALSNNHAFDLGPAGVLSTLEEVDQREFLHAGIGVDATDASKAGIKQFGKRKVALVSMDAGPGPAIMYADNATDTRPARPGVNKLDVSRVFEVDDKKFANLRAIQEMFLSNAMERGNYAQPNDPREPTSSDEIDFYGTIFRRSPENCRRIILDEESLQAQLAAIRKASSAGAFVISYLHHHHWEPDWREVPGWVQSFARSCVDAGANAFASHGAPVLQPIEVYRGAPIFYGLGNFLFHLPEGEDEWSSPDIWKSIVATCSFDGKNHLQSIDLTPIVIGGEQWLSSKNYHERIVPVPASKELAYSMLEDLSRRSQKYGTRIVVEDARVILPYGNRRSVEVTART, encoded by the coding sequence ATGCGCTCGTCGTTTACTATTGCGTTAACTGGACAGTCTCTCATTTACCATGACCTCCGGCACGTATCGGGTGGGGAATTTGCCGCAATTAAAGAACTGATCCAGAACGCAGACGTCTCGTTCACGAATTTAGAGACCACCATTCTCGGCCGGCATGGTGGTTGGCCAATGAAGGGCGCTTATTTCCAGTGCTCTCCATCGGTCGTCTTAGATAGTTTGAAGGATATTGGCTTTAGCGCACTTGCTCTTTCTAATAATCATGCGTTCGATCTTGGGCCTGCAGGAGTGCTGTCCACGCTTGAGGAAGTGGACCAGCGTGAGTTTCTGCATGCTGGAATTGGCGTGGATGCCACCGACGCGAGTAAGGCTGGTATAAAGCAATTCGGAAAGAGGAAGGTCGCTCTCGTCTCGATGGATGCCGGCCCCGGGCCAGCTATAATGTATGCTGACAATGCGACTGACACCCGTCCTGCTCGACCAGGGGTGAACAAACTCGACGTCTCGCGGGTATTCGAGGTGGATGATAAAAAATTCGCGAACCTGCGTGCCATTCAAGAAATGTTCCTAAGCAACGCTATGGAGCGCGGAAACTACGCGCAGCCGAACGATCCTCGCGAACCGACATCGTCCGATGAGATTGACTTTTACGGAACCATTTTTCGCCGATCGCCCGAGAACTGCCGCAGGATCATCCTCGATGAGGAAAGCCTACAAGCTCAGCTTGCAGCGATCCGGAAGGCCTCCTCCGCAGGTGCCTTCGTCATCTCCTACCTTCACCATCATCATTGGGAACCGGATTGGCGCGAGGTTCCGGGGTGGGTTCAGTCTTTTGCGCGATCTTGTGTTGATGCCGGAGCGAACGCGTTCGCCAGCCACGGCGCACCGGTGTTGCAACCGATTGAAGTTTACCGGGGAGCTCCGATCTTCTATGGATTGGGAAATTTCCTTTTTCATCTACCTGAAGGGGAGGACGAATGGAGTTCGCCGGACATCTGGAAAAGCATCGTCGCGACATGCAGCTTCGATGGCAAAAACCATTTGCAGTCAATCGACCTCACTCCAATCGTGATTGGGGGAGAGCAATGGCTTAGCAGCAAAAATTATCATGAGCGTATTGTGCCCGTACCCGCTTCAAAAGAGCTAGCTTATTCCATGCTGGAAGATCTGTCTCGACGCTCGCAGAAGTATGGAACAAGAATCGTAGTGGAGGATGCTCGGGTTATTTTGCCCTACGGAAATCGACGCAGCGTCGAGGTCACCGCGAGGACGTAG
- a CDS encoding exopolysaccharide production repressor protein, translating into MTVYFASHYSFRLAVVTTLGCSLLLQLGYFASVLFLISRSSCAVKAEQSSVFDRSQEVRYQSPDDDERKNETQDGPSAIKRSAYCCSSLEAL; encoded by the coding sequence GTGACGGTTTACTTCGCCTCGCATTATTCGTTCCGTCTAGCAGTCGTCACGACGCTGGGCTGTTCGCTACTTCTTCAGCTGGGTTATTTCGCAAGTGTGCTCTTTCTGATTTCGCGATCCAGCTGCGCTGTCAAAGCGGAGCAAAGCTCTGTTTTCGATAGATCCCAGGAAGTTCGGTACCAGTCGCCCGACGATGACGAGCGAAAGAATGAAACTCAAGACGGGCCCAGCGCAATCAAACGCTCGGCATATTGCTGCTCCTCCCTTGAGGCGCTGTGA
- a CDS encoding LysR family transcriptional regulator — protein sequence MEELSGRNSKPAFRSAQIFREIIRTGSTRRAGRELGITQSAVSQYLKLFEDAVGEKLFTRDRRGLIPTTQAIEIYNRLDRYFETLGRIEKEITNSLRKKENRLTIAAPHILSFGLVPKIVLAVDNLDPSLEFHFKAQRYDQIAQSVVTGEADIGISRLPLDERFFEWHIVAESKSVCVLHPDHRLADKDIITVDDIAHEPLILLEAEYASNKMGNLTFGRGEFPAKPKIYSDTIGLDASFIAYGIGITVDNEFISKHYQMFDLRIIPFEPAATYHYVVFWRRGSEKFSRHSAIVEAFIEVIRRDQSSRERRPGYKTEMLEAGAR from the coding sequence ATGGAAGAGCTTTCAGGCCGAAACAGCAAGCCCGCGTTCAGGTCCGCTCAGATTTTCCGGGAGATCATTAGGACCGGCTCCACAAGGCGGGCTGGCAGAGAACTCGGCATCACCCAGTCGGCCGTAAGCCAGTATCTCAAACTGTTCGAAGACGCTGTTGGCGAAAAGCTGTTCACGCGAGATCGCCGTGGCCTAATCCCCACCACACAAGCGATCGAAATTTATAATCGGCTCGACAGATACTTCGAGACACTAGGGCGCATCGAGAAGGAAATTACCAACTCTTTGCGCAAAAAGGAAAACCGTCTGACCATTGCCGCACCGCATATACTCTCGTTCGGACTCGTCCCGAAAATCGTTCTCGCGGTCGACAATCTGGATCCGTCACTGGAGTTTCACTTCAAGGCACAACGATACGATCAAATAGCACAAAGTGTGGTGACGGGGGAGGCCGACATCGGAATCTCTCGGCTGCCGTTAGACGAGCGCTTCTTTGAATGGCACATAGTGGCCGAAAGCAAAAGCGTCTGCGTATTGCATCCTGACCATCGTCTTGCTGATAAAGACATCATAACTGTAGACGACATTGCACATGAGCCGCTTATCCTTCTGGAGGCGGAATACGCATCGAACAAGATGGGAAACTTGACGTTCGGTAGGGGAGAATTTCCAGCAAAACCTAAGATCTATTCGGACACAATAGGCTTGGATGCGTCCTTTATCGCCTATGGAATCGGTATCACGGTCGATAATGAATTTATTTCGAAGCATTACCAAATGTTCGATTTGAGGATCATTCCTTTTGAGCCGGCAGCCACATACCATTATGTGGTATTTTGGCGCCGCGGCAGTGAAAAGTTTTCGCGCCACTCGGCAATTGTGGAGGCATTTATAGAGGTAATAAGGCGGGACCAATCATCGAGAGAACGACGCCCCGGTTACAAGACAGAGATGCTCGAGGCGGGCGCACGCTAG
- a CDS encoding CCE_0567 family metalloprotein yields MSNLDERTKKVRKLQLRAAIAKTNLRDLAEGLPVKWIEIEEVAEKTHAVYAELDGARGELAKMKTLR; encoded by the coding sequence ATGTCAAATCTGGATGAGAGGACGAAAAAAGTCCGAAAGCTTCAACTGCGCGCGGCAATAGCCAAGACGAATTTGCGCGACCTTGCCGAGGGTCTCCCGGTCAAATGGATTGAGATAGAGGAAGTCGCCGAGAAGACGCACGCCGTTTACGCCGAGCTGGATGGTGCCAGGGGAGAGCTCGCCAAAATGAAGACTTTGCGATGA
- a CDS encoding class I SAM-dependent methyltransferase, producing MTDKFIYNEDWASIYEKFSILRGKRDEAAETVAFLEPCASGGSALELGVGDGRVAAPLSERGVRVEGIDNSDSMLELLARRTDLVKAWKGDIANFRSERRYNLVYCVWNTFPLLVTRETQIACLRSAVEALDDGGIIVIDVGVPPLDGLVSGQKTSTLFVDHENTILNSAIHDPLTQTFVSTLLWFSGTEVRRLPHRVRYVYHQELDTMAECVGLELAERWGDWTRGAFTKESKRHISVYRRNRPLV from the coding sequence ATGACTGACAAATTCATCTACAACGAGGATTGGGCTTCCATCTATGAAAAATTTAGCATCCTACGAGGTAAAAGGGATGAGGCAGCGGAGACTGTCGCCTTTCTTGAGCCATGTGCGAGTGGAGGGAGTGCCCTCGAACTTGGTGTCGGGGACGGACGCGTTGCGGCGCCGTTAAGCGAGCGCGGCGTCAGGGTCGAAGGTATCGACAATTCGGACAGCATGTTGGAACTTCTCGCCAGGCGCACCGATCTGGTCAAAGCTTGGAAGGGGGATATTGCTAATTTCAGATCAGAGCGACGCTACAACCTGGTGTATTGCGTTTGGAACACGTTCCCGCTGCTCGTCACGCGCGAAACGCAAATAGCTTGCCTGCGATCTGCCGTGGAAGCGCTAGATGATGGGGGGATTATAGTGATAGACGTGGGCGTGCCGCCCTTGGATGGGCTCGTCAGCGGCCAGAAAACCAGTACTCTATTCGTGGATCATGAGAATACGATCCTCAATTCTGCCATCCACGACCCACTAACTCAGACGTTCGTTTCAACCCTCCTCTGGTTTTCCGGTACAGAGGTCAGACGTTTACCACATCGCGTTCGTTACGTTTATCATCAGGAGCTCGATACCATGGCCGAGTGCGTAGGACTGGAATTAGCGGAGCGCTGGGGAGATTGGACGAGAGGTGCATTTACCAAAGAATCCAAACGTCATATCTCGGTTTACCGGCGTAACCGGCCTCTAGTCTGA
- a CDS encoding class I SAM-dependent methyltransferase: MEPQMRDFFAECDKAPRLNEMADFFSATAAAQSGVPIKMPSVDARLFQGDVSLESFTGVHRQLWGRFDPHYFGSIPYRLEEAVRVGDALLRYGFAIGHDENPARFYVLGDAEGTLARTLGRLGNGKIQTLSCSPNKENEESFFLHGQPAHATFFLGPFHHLTRSRVASTPSLKHFSDGFDIILEDTTFQMYSPNRREQVGFVKRQLKEDGIFLFLEKFRQIEGDEYLRRELQKDHGYKARFFKPEEIKNKNKVILKRMNLNETTLNDMSAALAEYFKYGCVTWNCGNFYTLAASNNADNLRRLISSMAPPCIPNEYVYIEAPGQLPGLAVELPPFRRLGRSPDE; the protein is encoded by the coding sequence ATGGAACCGCAGATGCGAGACTTTTTTGCCGAGTGCGATAAGGCACCGCGATTGAATGAAATGGCCGATTTTTTTTCGGCAACCGCTGCGGCACAATCAGGAGTTCCCATCAAAATGCCGAGCGTTGATGCGCGCCTTTTCCAGGGGGATGTGTCACTGGAAAGCTTCACTGGCGTACATCGCCAGCTCTGGGGCCGTTTCGACCCTCATTATTTTGGCAGTATCCCTTATCGCCTCGAGGAGGCGGTTCGCGTTGGTGATGCCCTCTTACGGTATGGATTTGCCATTGGGCATGATGAAAACCCCGCTCGCTTCTATGTGCTGGGGGACGCCGAAGGAACACTTGCCCGTACGCTAGGGCGCTTGGGCAACGGCAAGATTCAAACCCTTTCGTGCAGCCCCAATAAGGAAAACGAAGAGAGCTTCTTTCTCCACGGACAACCCGCCCATGCAACTTTCTTCCTCGGCCCATTCCACCACCTCACGAGGAGCAGAGTAGCGTCGACCCCAAGTTTAAAGCACTTTTCCGACGGATTCGACATCATCTTAGAAGACACTACTTTCCAAATGTATTCGCCCAATCGACGGGAGCAGGTTGGGTTTGTGAAACGACAACTGAAAGAAGACGGGATATTCCTCTTTTTGGAAAAATTCAGGCAAATTGAAGGCGACGAATATCTGCGCCGTGAGCTTCAAAAAGACCACGGATATAAGGCGCGTTTCTTCAAACCTGAGGAAATCAAAAATAAAAATAAGGTCATTCTCAAACGGATGAATCTCAACGAGACGACGCTAAACGATATGTCAGCAGCATTGGCCGAGTATTTCAAATACGGATGCGTGACATGGAATTGCGGCAATTTCTACACCCTTGCTGCCAGCAACAATGCGGACAATCTGCGGCGCCTGATTTCGTCGATGGCCCCGCCCTGCATTCCAAACGAATATGTCTACATAGAAGCTCCCGGTCAGCTACCGGGATTAGCCGTGGAACTACCACCATTCCGACGCTTGGGGCGTTCACCAGATGAGTGA
- a CDS encoding phytanoyl-CoA dioxygenase family protein, producing the protein MLTDAQREKWEKDGYVRIESFFDPAAVERISSFVDNISGWDVSDDKWMLWFEKTTDNRKITSKAENFLDFHDPLRDLLLADQRINAAVEELLDEGSRRLKELLIFHYPDSGGYRPHQDIYHIPHRLPDRMVHAVVAIGIDDSDPDNGGLFFSPGNHNRGVFSMDADGVIDPEVAEKLSWEPIEWKAGDIFIFDDYAPHYSQPNKSNRSRRTLYLVFQRASTGGPTRAEYNVLKRALNPPEGKVADLDNLKPPNGIFYRD; encoded by the coding sequence ATGTTGACTGATGCACAAAGAGAAAAGTGGGAGAAAGACGGATATGTCAGGATCGAAAGCTTCTTCGATCCCGCGGCTGTGGAGCGTATCTCCAGCTTTGTTGATAATATTTCAGGCTGGGACGTCAGCGATGACAAATGGATGCTGTGGTTCGAGAAGACGACGGATAATCGAAAGATCACATCTAAGGCCGAGAATTTTCTCGACTTCCATGATCCATTGCGTGATCTGCTCCTCGCCGATCAGCGCATTAACGCTGCGGTCGAGGAGCTGCTTGACGAAGGCTCGCGCCGGCTCAAGGAGTTGCTGATTTTCCACTACCCCGACAGCGGCGGCTATCGCCCGCATCAGGACATTTATCACATTCCACACAGGCTCCCCGACCGGATGGTCCATGCGGTCGTCGCCATAGGCATTGACGACTCCGACCCGGACAATGGCGGCCTTTTCTTTAGCCCCGGGAACCACAACAGGGGAGTATTTTCCATGGATGCCGACGGGGTGATTGATCCTGAGGTCGCCGAGAAACTCTCCTGGGAACCCATAGAATGGAAGGCTGGGGACATCTTCATCTTCGACGATTACGCACCGCATTACTCGCAGCCGAATAAAAGCAATCGATCGCGGCGAACGCTCTACTTGGTGTTCCAGCGTGCTTCGACCGGTGGACCGACCCGCGCTGAATACAACGTGCTTAAGCGCGCTCTTAATCCGCCCGAGGGCAAAGTGGCTGATCTAGACAATCTCAAGCCGCCAAACGGCATTTTCTATCGCGACTGA